TCTTATATCTATCTTTTAGTATCATGTTTGAATCATATCCTTTGCCCTCAATATCACAAAAACAAATACAATCCCCAAGTATTCTTTCAAATCTATTGTATCCACCTACACTTCTTACAGCAGGGTTTACGTATGGGGTAAGTTCGCTTCTAATGAGCATCCCAGAATTTCCATCTGTAATATTAATAGTACCGTTCATGCAATAAATTACTTCAGTTTTTCCATCATTATTTATATCATATATTTGAAAAGCCACATCACTCGTTAGGATATGCTTCCATGGATCAGGAAATCCTTTCTGCCATAATATCTCACCATCTACAGTTATCGCAGTAAGGCAACTTAGTTCGCTATTTCTATCCTTTGGTCCATGATTCACAACTTGCCCTATTAGAATTTCAATAGTACCATCATTATTCAAATCACCGAATCTCAAATTTCTTCCCGTCCCAAATCCCGGGGTTTTTATTTTCCGATATAACACCATATTCGGAATGTTTTTTCTTAACTCATTTAATTTTTTCTTTTCTGCAATTCCCTTTCCTTTATATTTAAGCCAATTAAAATATGAGGTGGAAACTTTTATTTCCCCGAACCAGGCAGGTACATCAGAAAGAAAACCAATTTTACCATTTGAAAAAGCATTATCTATACCCTTTAATTTAACATTATTATTAAAGGAAACATGCAGTTTGTCCTTATTAACAATAATTTCAACCGAAATAGGTTTTTTTATTTTATCAATTGTACAACTATCAATAATTTTTTCTAACGGTTTTCTCAATCCGATACCATGATTTGCCTTTATTAATACAAATCTTCGCCTATAAATGCCTGCAAAATAATACTGTCTATCGTTTTGATATCTAAAAATAATTCCGCACCTACCTTTGATATCATATGGGTAAAATGATGTTATTAATCGATAGTCCTGCCATCCTTTATCCCCTGCCACAATGATCGGATGCCAGTGACTATCAGGATTAGAAGCTTCCTGAAAAAAGACCCTTTTATTATCTATCTCCCTAACTGACCACGATGGATGCAGGTTATACCTAAAAGTAGATACTGCCCATCCACCCTTTGGCCTCAGTACAGGTAGGTAATGATATTCAGCAAGTGCCCCAACATCTGTTAATAAAGGACCTCTATTAAGTGTAGTGTAATCATCGTATAGTAGTATTTTTGGGAAATTATAACAATTATGTAACAGAATAAACAATGAAAAGAATAATACAATTTTAAGTGTTCTAATGTTCAAGATACCAAACATACATGGAAAATAAATTAAAGAATATCATCAATAGTTATCCCATCCATATCATCAAATTCCTGATTCTCTCCTCCCATAGCCCATACAAATTTATATGCCTTTGTCCCACATCCTGAATGGATTGACCATATAGGAGAAATAACAGCCTGAAGGTTTCTTACTACTATATGTCTGGTTTCAGAAGGCTCACCCATATAATGAAATACTACAGAATCATCTTCGACGTCAAAATACATATATACTTCTGAACGTCTCTGATGTGTGTGTGGTGGCATTGTATTCCACACATTCCCCTTTTCCAAAATAGTAATCCCCATTACCAGTTGACAGCTTGTGATGCCATTTGGATGAATGTATTTATAAATTGTTCTCTTATTAGCCATTTCCTGACTTCCTAGTTCCGTTACCTCCGCATCATTGATTCCAATCTTTTTATCTGGATACTCGATATGAGCTGGATAACTCACAAAATAGAACTTTGCAAAATCATCCCTACTCAGACTTTTAAAAGATATTGTTTTATCCCCTTTACCTATATACAGGCATTCAAGTTTCTCCAATTCATATTCTTTATTATCGACAATAACTGAACCATTCCCTCCTACATTTATTATACCCAGTTCTCTCCTTGAATTAAAATAATCGGATCCTGTCTCTCTTTTACTCCCCCTCAATTGTAATTCAGCTGATTTTGGAAATGCTCCTCCAACAATTGCTCGATCAATCTCAGAATAATACAACCTGACTTCATCTGGAACAAACAACTCATCTAAAAGAAACTTTTCCCTTATCTTATGGGTAGTCATAGTTCTAAAATCAACTGGATCTACACTATATTTCAATATCATTTAAACCCCTCCTAATGAATTATTTTAATAATTGGCTTTTATCTCTTTATTTCCAATTCTTATTTTAATTGGGCTATTTAATTTCTCTAAAATATCTTCCAAATAAGATTCAAATTGCTTTATATTCTTAATACCATCGGGCTCCTGCTCCCAAGCTGCTAGAAAATAGAATCTCAATGACTTGTCTATAGTTTTTAATCTTACTATATGATTAAGATCATCTTCAGTAATATTAACCATATTTTTTTTGTTGTAGATAAGAGCAGTTCCGAGATTATCTCCAGCAAGACTCTGTTTGCCATATAGCGCTATATAATTCCAGCCGCCGTCACTGCTTGAAAGGAATACACAATTACTACATTTAGCCAATCCGGTACACAAGTTATCCACATCTCGATCTAATCTAATATCGTAGCGCGTCAATCTAGTTCCACCTGTTATACTCAGATCAGTTTCAACATCGTACTTATTATTCCCCACTTTCCATCCATAATACTTAATCTTTACCTGCGCCATGATTGGGCCATCACTTACAATCCAGCATAATACACTATCCGTATTAGAGACTTTGTGGACTTTATTCTGGTAATACATACCAAGAGTTCCAATACCCAGCGACTCGCCAACCTTAAATATATCCATCCCCCAATCGGACATATTATGATACGATTCGAAATCTTTTAAGCCAACATTCATTAGTATCATATCGCGAGTCTTCTTTCCAAATATATCTATGGAATTCCTCCAGTCAAGATATAACCTATACCCAACACGATCTGATTCCCAACCAGGCCCTTCATACCTAAAATAGGTAGAATGATCTGTATGCTGTGGAGGTACTCTGACAAACTTTACATTTTTAAACTCACCACCTTTATATAGGCGTCCTTCCCATTTTCCACCGAATTTATGTGAAATCTCAGCATAAGCTCTTCTTGGATAGTTATGTTCCACTTTACCAGAGTCTTTAAAATAAATTTTTATCTTCTTCTTTTCTTTGGGTTTAAAATTGACTAAAAGCACCATATAATCTGTAACCCCATCAACATTAACATCCACAATCTGATGAGGTATTTCGACACCATCGGATATTACAACACATGCATTTGGATTAAATCTTTTATCGACATCCTTTAGGCTGTTTATCGGAAGATATATAGCCTCATTCTTTCTGGACTTTCCTATTTCATTTATTCCTGTAACACCTATTGAATAAGGATAATCTTTTAAAATAGATGACTGTTGACATTGAATAGCAAACAAACATATCAAACTAACAAGTAGATATGACTTGCTAAAAATTCTCATGATAAACCTCCATTCATTTATATCAAACAATAACCTATTTAACCAGAATAAATTTCATGAAAAGAAAATTTACCTTTCTGCCACGGAGCAAGTTCAGGCAATAATTTTTCAAATTCATTTATCAATTCTTTTTCATAATCTTTTGTGTAGGTACCGTTTAAAAACTTATCTATACCTTCTCTGAAGAATCTTTCCCATGAATCTTCTTCACCGCCTGGATTAATTGGATAAAACAAGGCATTATTCGCCCTTGCTGCTTTCATATCGCCGGGTGCATCACCAATCATCAATATTTTACCTTGTTCATACTTCCCCTGACTTGCAAGTTGAATATGTTCCTTTTTACTACCCATTTCCTGACCTGCAATAACACGTACATATTTTTCTATTTTATGTTCAGCCCATTCACGTCTTAAAGCCTCAACAGGAGTAGCAGAACATACTATTATGTCGGCCTTTTGCGACAATTTCTCCAAAGACTCCTTCACAAATGGAAAAGGCGGCACTCCATGAACAATCTCTGCTACCGTCCTATTCACTGCCTCACTCCATTCAAGAGCATTTTCCAAAATTGGTTCACCAGTCCTCTCTACCTCTGCCTTTAAGGCTGGATTACCAAGCTTCGTTTCCCTTTCTATCCATTCCCTTAACGGTTTCGCCTCAGGTACTTCAATGTGTCTTTTTCTTACATCATCCCACTCTCTTAATAAATCAAAAGTTTTAATCAGAGCAGGAAATCTATTTACCCCTCTCCATTTTGAATACAGATTAACGAATTCAGCTGCAGCTCTTGCATATTTCGAAACAGGTTGTAATTTCCAGTACTTAATAATATTGGGAATAAAACACTCCTTATGCTTTATTTCCATTGTATCAAAAGCACATCCGTCTGAATCGATCGCAACAAGATAATCATGTTTGGGTTCCATTTCTCTTAATTCTTTCTGCGGATCCTGCATGGCTCAACCTCCCAAAAGCTTATTATAAATAAATCATTGGAAATCTGATTTTATATACTTTACACATTCTTCCCAACTCCAAACCCCCAATTCTCAATTCACCTATACGCTTGTGGAATAAATTCTGGCAACTTCTTCTCAGCAAAAACTATCTTCAGTCTCGCAAACCTTTGTCTACCACTAACTATTGGTACACTCACCCAGTCTTCACCAATCAAAGGTCTTGCATATTTAATAAAATCATCTGTGACATCAATTTTATTTGGTGCTATCCAATTCTCAGGAAATTTTCTCTCCGAATTAGCAACAACCTCAAGTGGCACTCTGTCATACTCAACATTATAAATAATTCCCGGTTTACGGATTATAGTGGACATATACCCTGATCCATATTCAATAGCTATTACCACAGCATTCTGACCTACTTTATAAGCCTCATCAAGATCAACAGTTGATGCATAAATGATCGAGTCCCTCTGATCTGTCCCGGGTGTCTGACCCCTTGCAGCACCCCTTGCCTTTATTCCAACCCTATTAAGATGATTCACTATGACCTGCTTGACCGTAATCATACCGGAACTAAACATCGTATGCCCAAAAGAATCTTTAATTTCATCTATCTCCCCTACATCAAAACCTTCACTCACTACAACAATCACTCTACCACTTCTTTTTAACTCATCATTTACCAAGTCAGTCATCTGCTCTAATGTAAGCCCTGATTCGCGCATATATATCTGAAGTGGGAACTGTCTCTTCGGATCAGCCAATCTTGCAGCAGCAGGGATAAATCCAATTTTTCTTCCCATAGCTTGAATAACTATCACTGGATCGGAAGGAGACGAACCTCTATTTTCTTCCTCAATATTCTGTATTACATTTGCCCAGTATCTGGCCACCGATCCATAACCTGGAGTATGATCTACAAGTTTAAATTCTGAATCACCAACATCATTATCTATCGTCTTTGCTACACCAACTGCAACTAAGTCAAGTCCTTGCTCATGTGCAAGCTTGTCGATTTTATGTGCGGTATCCATAGAATCATTTCCACCTATATAGAAAAAATATCCAATATCATGAGCTTTAAAAACATCTACTATCCTTTGAAAGTCCTCAGTCTGATGTGATTTCAGTTTATACCTGCAGGTACCTATTGAACCTGCCGCAGGTGTTGTCCTTAATAAAGAAATCTCTTCTTCAGGCTGGATAGATAAATTAAGTAACTCCTCTTTAAGGATTCCCTCTATTCCATGCCATCCGCCATAGATGGTACCGAATTTATCAGGGTACATCTTTATCGTTTCAATTATACCTCTTAGAGTGTTGTTTATTACTGGCGTTGGTCCACCTGATTGAGCCACAATCACATTTTTATTAGGCATTACTCCTTATCTCCTACAAACTTTTACGACCACCCTTTCTTAAAGGGATCATTTTGCAACCTGTAAAGATACTCACCGGCCTTTGGTACATACAAAATACCCTCCGATTCCTTATCCACCCAGTCTTCTATTTTAATATCATTATAGTTAATATATCCAAGATTTATTTGATGGCATATTTCTTTAGAGATCCCAGTAGCGAGTATAACATTTATTCTTGGTACTTCTAACCCATTTCCGTATTTTCCAACTCCTTTTACATGGGTGGAATGTGCCAATACAGCCCAAGGTATATCTTTGTATTTATCCCACTGTTCTAAATAAAAATCACGAACATGATAACCTATTTGCCGTATCAATTTACCATGCGTATAAGATATTTCTGTAATATGGGGAGCATAAATAATGAGTTCCCCTCCATCAGCTACAACCGGTTCAAGTTTATACATGCACTTTGCACCAACCCATAAATCATCATACATCTCAGGAGCTCGAGACAGAACTTTTTTAAATGGTCTATCTTTTATTACTATGTGAACTTTCTTTGATAAATCACTTGCTTTATCCCAAGCTACCTCAGGAGTACCAAAATATACACCGCATAGTTCATCACCCTTAACTACCAGACTAAAACAATACTTTTCCATTCTAATAAAAGAAGCAGCAAGATCAACAACATTTCTTACAGGTGTATACTTTTCCCCAATTATTACAGGACTCGTGATTAACGCGCCAAGCCAGTGAAACATATCAATTATTTCCTGTCCAGCTACACCAGGGAAAAAATATTTATTACCTCCAGAAAATCCGATTACTTCATGGGGAAATACAGGACCTACTATTATCACCATGTCATAGTCAAAAATTATTTTATTAACATGAATATCTACCTCTTTATCCATCAAACCATTGGAAACTTCTAGTATCGTATCTCTCTTTATTGTTCCTATATATTTTAACTGATCTGGTTTATTCCAGTAATGATTGAAAAACCGCGATTTTGAAAACTTAGCATCATATTCAAATCTCTCTATTTCCAACATTTTCATTATTCGTTCATTACTCATAGGAGGATGAGTACCAAGGGCTATTAGAAAATCAAGTAGTCTAGCTCTATCTGCCAGAAGGGAATATATAATTCTAAAAAGTAGACCAATAGGTACAGTCCTTGTATGATCAGGGATTACAAATAAAATTCTTTTCCCATCAGGTTTTATTTCCCTGAATGCCTCATAAAATACTTCATATATTTCCTCATTTTCCAAAATCCTATCTTCGAAACCAATTCCTATCATACCACTGCTCAAACTGTATGTTATAGATTAGCTAACCATCCGCCATCAACATAAATAACCTGACCCGTTATAAAATCAGAGGATTCAGATGCAAGAAATACCGCAGTTCCAACCAATTCTTCTGGTTTTCCCCATCTACCTAAGGGAGTACGAAGTTTTACCCATTCAGTAAATTTCTCATCCTCAACGAGAGGTTTTGTAAGTTCTGTCTCAAAGTAGCCAGGGCCAATAGCGTTAACATTAATTCCATCTTTAGCCCATTCTACCGCTAAAGCCTTTGTCAACTGTCTTATACCCCCTTTACTTGCAGCATATGCAGGTATAGAAGCACGAGCTGCCTCGCTTAGTAAGGATGCTATGTTAATTATCTTTCCTTTTCTTCCATCCTGTATACAATGGCGAGCAAATTGCTGGCTGAGGACAAAAGTAGTTGTTAAATTTAGCTTCAGAACTCTGTCCCACTGTTCAAGTGGAAAATCCATTGCCTTTTCACGATAAATTGTCCCTGCTATATTTGCAAGAATGTCTATTCTTTCAACTTCCTTAATTACATCCTCAAACCACTTCGGTATAACCTCAATCTCAAAAAGATCGAATGGGAAAACCCAAGCTTTTTTCCCCACAGAATTTACCATCTTTGCCGTCTCCTCGAGAGCTTCTTTACCTCTTGATACAAGGACAAGGTCTGCTCCAGCTTCAGCAAATCCCAATGCAATTGCTCTACCAAGCCCCCTGCTTGCACCTGTCACCATTGCAATTTTACCATCTAGACGAAATTTATCTAATATTCCAGCCATTTTTTCTCCCCCTTCTATTCAATTTTTTTCCATTCAGTATGGAAAAATTGACCGCGAGGTTTATCAACTCTTTCATATGTATGAGCGCCAAAATAATCTCTCTGTGCTTGAAGTAAATTTGCAGGTAACCTTTCTGCTCTATAACTATCATAATATGCTAAGGCACTACTAAAAGCTGGCACCGGTATACCATTTTGCAAAGCCACGGTTACCACTTCACGCCATGCTGATTGACATTCATCAATAGCTGACTTAAAATATGGATCAAGTATCAGGTTTAGCAGATTAGCATCCCTGTCATAGGCTTCTTTAATCCTATTAAGAAATTGTGCTCTAATAATGCAACCAGCTCTCCATATTGATGCAATCGAACCAAAATTCAAATCCCACCCTTCCTCCTTCTTGGCATCACTCATTAACTGAAAACCTTGTGCATAGCTACATATTTTTGATGCATAAAGTGCTTTTCTAATTTTTTCTATAAACTCCTTCTTATCCCCTTTAAATTGAATACTAGGGCCACCCAGCACATTAGAAGCAGCTACTCTTTCTTCTTTT
This genomic stretch from Candidatus Neomarinimicrobiota bacterium harbors:
- the kduI gene encoding 5-dehydro-4-deoxy-D-glucuronate isomerase — its product is MILKYSVDPVDFRTMTTHKIREKFLLDELFVPDEVRLYYSEIDRAIVGGAFPKSAELQLRGSKRETGSDYFNSRRELGIINVGGNGSVIVDNKEYELEKLECLYIGKGDKTISFKSLSRDDFAKFYFVSYPAHIEYPDKKIGINDAEVTELGSQEMANKRTIYKYIHPNGITSCQLVMGITILEKGNVWNTMPPHTHQRRSEVYMYFDVEDDSVVFHYMGEPSETRHIVVRNLQAVISPIWSIHSGCGTKAYKFVWAMGGENQEFDDMDGITIDDIL
- a CDS encoding DUF4861 family protein, translated to MRIFSKSYLLVSLICLFAIQCQQSSILKDYPYSIGVTGINEIGKSRKNEAIYLPINSLKDVDKRFNPNACVVISDGVEIPHQIVDVNVDGVTDYMVLLVNFKPKEKKKIKIYFKDSGKVEHNYPRRAYAEISHKFGGKWEGRLYKGGEFKNVKFVRVPPQHTDHSTYFRYEGPGWESDRVGYRLYLDWRNSIDIFGKKTRDMILMNVGLKDFESYHNMSDWGMDIFKVGESLGIGTLGMYYQNKVHKVSNTDSVLCWIVSDGPIMAQVKIKYYGWKVGNNKYDVETDLSITGGTRLTRYDIRLDRDVDNLCTGLAKCSNCVFLSSSDGGWNYIALYGKQSLAGDNLGTALIYNKKNMVNITEDDLNHIVRLKTIDKSLRFYFLAAWEQEPDGIKNIKQFESYLEDILEKLNSPIKIRIGNKEIKANY
- a CDS encoding HAD family hydrolase, with amino-acid sequence MQDPQKELREMEPKHDYLVAIDSDGCAFDTMEIKHKECFIPNIIKYWKLQPVSKYARAAAEFVNLYSKWRGVNRFPALIKTFDLLREWDDVRKRHIEVPEAKPLREWIERETKLGNPALKAEVERTGEPILENALEWSEAVNRTVAEIVHGVPPFPFVKESLEKLSQKADIIVCSATPVEALRREWAEHKIEKYVRVIAGQEMGSKKEHIQLASQGKYEQGKILMIGDAPGDMKAARANNALFYPINPGGEEDSWERFFREGIDKFLNGTYTKDYEKELINEFEKLLPELAPWQKGKFSFHEIYSG
- a CDS encoding diphosphate--fructose-6-phosphate 1-phosphotransferase, with the protein product MPNKNVIVAQSGGPTPVINNTLRGIIETIKMYPDKFGTIYGGWHGIEGILKEELLNLSIQPEEEISLLRTTPAAGSIGTCRYKLKSHQTEDFQRIVDVFKAHDIGYFFYIGGNDSMDTAHKIDKLAHEQGLDLVAVGVAKTIDNDVGDSEFKLVDHTPGYGSVARYWANVIQNIEEENRGSSPSDPVIVIQAMGRKIGFIPAAARLADPKRQFPLQIYMRESGLTLEQMTDLVNDELKRSGRVIVVVSEGFDVGEIDEIKDSFGHTMFSSGMITVKQVIVNHLNRVGIKARGAARGQTPGTDQRDSIIYASTVDLDEAYKVGQNAVVIAIEYGSGYMSTIIRKPGIIYNVEYDRVPLEVVANSERKFPENWIAPNKIDVTDDFIKYARPLIGEDWVSVPIVSGRQRFARLKIVFAEKKLPEFIPQAYR
- a CDS encoding DUF2088 domain-containing protein yields the protein MIGIGFEDRILENEEIYEVFYEAFREIKPDGKRILFVIPDHTRTVPIGLLFRIIYSLLADRARLLDFLIALGTHPPMSNERIMKMLEIERFEYDAKFSKSRFFNHYWNKPDQLKYIGTIKRDTILEVSNGLMDKEVDIHVNKIIFDYDMVIIVGPVFPHEVIGFSGGNKYFFPGVAGQEIIDMFHWLGALITSPVIIGEKYTPVRNVVDLAASFIRMEKYCFSLVVKGDELCGVYFGTPEVAWDKASDLSKKVHIVIKDRPFKKVLSRAPEMYDDLWVGAKCMYKLEPVVADGGELIIYAPHITEISYTHGKLIRQIGYHVRDFYLEQWDKYKDIPWAVLAHSTHVKGVGKYGNGLEVPRINVILATGISKEICHQINLGYINYNDIKIEDWVDKESEGILYVPKAGEYLYRLQNDPFKKGWS
- a CDS encoding SDR family oxidoreductase — encoded protein: MAGILDKFRLDGKIAMVTGASRGLGRAIALGFAEAGADLVLVSRGKEALEETAKMVNSVGKKAWVFPFDLFEIEVIPKWFEDVIKEVERIDILANIAGTIYREKAMDFPLEQWDRVLKLNLTTTFVLSQQFARHCIQDGRKGKIINIASLLSEAARASIPAYAASKGGIRQLTKALAVEWAKDGINVNAIGPGYFETELTKPLVEDEKFTEWVKLRTPLGRWGKPEELVGTAVFLASESSDFITGQVIYVDGGWLANL